A window of the Lujinxingia vulgaris genome harbors these coding sequences:
- a CDS encoding acyl-CoA dehydrogenase — MSEFLFDRRDVEFVLFDQLEVENLVKLPRYQDFSRELFEMVLGEAVKFAAGKLAPTNEQADAEGVRLEDGKVILPESYPPLYKEFCEGGWFAPVHTPDYGGQGLPQSVGMAAIEAFIAAHPSFMFFSGLTVSAGHLIEVHGTDRDVELYLEKMYTGEWGGTMCLTEPQAGSALGDLTTTATPVEGEDFYKIVGNKIFISAGDQNLTENIIHLVLARVPGDPEGSKGISLFIVPRERVNADGSIGESNDVAITGLEEKMGIHASPTCSISFGDNDECRGWLVGERCRGLQYMFQMMNEARLVTGLQGVAIGNSAYQSALAYAKERAQGPKVTDRSESPKSVAIIEHPDVRRNLMTMKAYGEALRAMLINTAFLSDHAMYNEDEAVKTKSQDMLDLLTPICKAFCSDMGFKMTEIAMQVFGGYGYIKEYGVEQKMRDVKIASIYEGTNGIQALDLLGRKMRMKNGGLFLTWLQDTNEFLAELSEDETLGEMAKQVDAAKNALGEAAFGFTATGKKDPEYPLLHATPYLRMFGLVESARLLLKQASIAQTRLEAIWAEKGVDATDDEARKALIEQNDDVRFYENKVKTASFFIYQILPEARAILKSIQSGDRSALDVAL; from the coding sequence ATGAGCGAGTTTCTTTTCGATCGACGCGACGTGGAGTTTGTCCTCTTTGACCAGCTTGAGGTTGAGAACCTGGTGAAGCTTCCGCGCTATCAGGATTTCAGCCGCGAGCTCTTCGAGATGGTCCTTGGCGAGGCGGTGAAGTTCGCCGCCGGCAAGCTCGCCCCGACCAATGAGCAGGCCGATGCCGAGGGCGTGCGCCTGGAAGACGGCAAGGTGATCCTGCCGGAGAGCTATCCGCCCCTGTACAAAGAATTCTGCGAAGGTGGCTGGTTTGCGCCGGTGCACACCCCGGATTACGGCGGCCAGGGCCTGCCGCAGTCGGTGGGCATGGCGGCGATTGAGGCGTTCATCGCGGCGCACCCCTCCTTTATGTTCTTCTCGGGTCTGACCGTCTCGGCCGGTCACCTCATCGAGGTGCACGGCACCGATCGTGACGTGGAGCTCTACCTGGAGAAGATGTACACCGGCGAGTGGGGCGGCACGATGTGTTTGACCGAGCCGCAGGCGGGCTCGGCGCTGGGCGACCTCACCACCACCGCCACCCCGGTTGAGGGCGAGGACTTCTATAAGATCGTGGGCAACAAGATCTTCATCTCCGCCGGCGATCAGAACCTGACCGAGAACATCATCCACCTGGTGCTGGCGCGCGTGCCGGGCGACCCGGAAGGCTCCAAGGGCATCAGCCTCTTCATCGTGCCGCGTGAGCGCGTCAACGCCGACGGCTCCATCGGTGAGTCCAACGACGTGGCCATCACCGGCCTTGAAGAGAAGATGGGCATCCACGCCTCGCCGACCTGCTCGATCTCCTTTGGCGACAATGACGAGTGCCGTGGCTGGCTCGTGGGTGAGCGCTGCCGTGGTCTGCAGTACATGTTCCAGATGATGAACGAGGCGCGTCTGGTCACCGGTCTTCAGGGCGTGGCGATCGGCAACTCCGCCTACCAGAGCGCGCTGGCTTACGCCAAAGAGCGCGCTCAGGGCCCCAAGGTCACCGACCGCAGCGAGAGCCCCAAGAGCGTGGCGATCATCGAGCACCCCGATGTGCGTCGTAACCTGATGACGATGAAGGCCTACGGTGAGGCGCTGCGCGCGATGCTCATCAACACCGCTTTCCTGAGCGACCACGCGATGTACAACGAAGATGAGGCGGTGAAGACCAAGTCGCAGGATATGCTCGACCTGCTCACGCCCATCTGCAAAGCCTTCTGCTCGGATATGGGCTTTAAGATGACCGAGATCGCCATGCAGGTCTTCGGCGGCTACGGCTACATCAAAGAGTACGGCGTCGAGCAGAAGATGCGCGACGTGAAGATCGCCTCGATCTACGAGGGCACCAACGGCATTCAGGCGCTCGACCTTCTGGGTCGTAAGATGCGCATGAAGAACGGCGGGCTCTTTTTGACCTGGTTGCAGGACACCAACGAGTTTCTGGCGGAGCTCAGCGAAGACGAGACCCTTGGCGAGATGGCCAAGCAGGTCGACGCGGCCAAGAACGCGCTGGGTGAGGCGGCCTTTGGTTTCACGGCCACCGGCAAGAAAGATCCGGAGTACCCGCTGCTGCACGCCACGCCCTACCTGCGTATGTTCGGGCTTGTGGAGTCGGCGCGTCTGCTGCTGAAGCAGGCCTCGATCGCCCAGACCAGGCTTGAGGCCATCTGGGCTGAGAAGGGCGTCGACGCCACCGATGACGAGGCTCGTAAGGCGCTCATCGAGCAGAACGACGACGTGCGCTTCTACGAGAACAAGGTCAAGACGGCGAGTTTCTTCATCTACCAGATCCTGCCGGAAGCGCGGGCGATCCTGAAGAGCATTCAGTCGGGTGACCGCAGCGCGCTGGACGTGGCGCTCTAA
- a CDS encoding type III pantothenate kinase, with product MLLVIDVGNTNTVLGVYRGEELVRHWRLQTHHGRTSDEHGIFLRQLFELSGLAVAEVHHAIISCVVPPMERMLVKMVRDYFACNPTVVGADIQANMTIAYDNPREVGADRVVNAVAAYRRHKRALIVVDFGTATTFDAISEEGAYLGGAICPGITISSEALFHAASKLPRVELARAPSVIGKNTVHSIQAGLLYGYIGLVREIVTRMKSELGVDAPVIATGGLASFFAEETDIIDEVDDFLTLEGLRLIFDEASA from the coding sequence ATGCTTTTGGTCATCGATGTCGGCAACACCAACACCGTCCTGGGGGTCTATCGCGGCGAGGAGCTCGTGAGGCACTGGCGCCTGCAGACGCATCACGGGCGAACGAGCGATGAGCACGGCATCTTCCTGCGTCAGCTCTTCGAGCTCAGCGGCCTGGCGGTGGCCGAGGTGCATCACGCCATCATCAGCTGCGTGGTCCCGCCGATGGAGCGGATGCTGGTGAAGATGGTGCGCGATTACTTCGCCTGCAATCCCACCGTGGTCGGCGCGGACATTCAGGCCAACATGACCATCGCCTACGACAATCCCCGCGAGGTGGGTGCCGACCGGGTGGTCAACGCCGTGGCGGCCTACCGGCGCCACAAAAGGGCGCTGATCGTGGTGGACTTTGGCACCGCCACCACCTTCGATGCCATCAGTGAGGAGGGCGCGTACCTGGGCGGGGCGATCTGCCCGGGGATCACCATCTCGAGTGAGGCGCTCTTTCACGCCGCCAGCAAGCTCCCGCGGGTCGAGCTTGCGCGCGCTCCCTCGGTGATCGGCAAAAACACCGTGCATTCGATTCAGGCCGGGCTGCTCTACGGCTACATCGGGCTTGTGCGCGAGATCGTCACCCGCATGAAGTCCGAGCTCGGCGTGGACGCGCCGGTGATCGCCACCGGCGGGCTCGCCAGCTTCTTTGCCGAAGAGACCGATATCATTGATGAAGTCGATGATTTTCTGACGCTCGAAGGTCTGCGCCTTATCTTTGATGAGGCCAGCGCGTAA